One genomic region from Tachysurus vachellii isolate PV-2020 chromosome 22, HZAU_Pvac_v1, whole genome shotgun sequence encodes:
- the LOC132838396 gene encoding zinc finger protein 22-like: protein MVPEKMAKIEYLNKFFTERLLALAGELFQAVTDVITEYQEETDRTKQENIYLKEMLTAERLANGRDGSSYQAVTEELPNISQDTNSSVIQVKVELSTTKQDNMSPESINDPSTATTPHYFSGNTISFPTDEEIKFTIKSEPRDSEIIISDDSNPAMQSESIIDCNFEGLSSDPSSHETQQSETAEKNVCPCCGKTFLTPGQLKRHMAVHQKNRPRPYRCDLCGKSYAYAQVLEIHRRTHTGERPYHCKFCERRFNQKGHLIEHERIHTGEKPFICPICGKRFIQSSQVRKHVSFHHPEVQRS from the exons ATGGTGCCTGAAAAAATGGCTAAGATTGAGTATTTAAATAAGTTTTTTACCGAACGTCTGCTAGCTCTTGCAGGAGAATTGTTCCAAGCAGTTACAGACGTTATTAccgagtaccaggaggaaacagACCggacaaaacaggaaaacattTACCTGAAGGAAATGCTAACGGCTGAGCGATTGGCTAACGGACGAG ATGGTTCAAGTTATCAAGCAGTTACTGAGGAGTTACCAAACATCTCCCAGGATACAAATTCGTCAGTAATACAAGTAAAAGTGGAACTGTCTACAACAAAGCAGGACAACATGTCACCGGAATCGATAAATGATCCCTCCACAGCGACAACACCACACTATTTCTCAGGAAACACTATTTCTTTTCCTACTGACGAGGAAATAAAGTTTACAATAAAATCTGAACCAAGGGACTCGGAGATCATCATATCTGATGACTCAAACCCTGCCATGCAAAGTGAAAGTATAATTGACTGTAATTTTGAAGGTTTAAGTTCTGATCCCTCTTCACATGAGACACAGCAAAGTGAGACagctgaaaaaaatgtttgcccGTGTTGTGGAAAAACTTTCCTAACCCCCGGACAGCTAAAAAGGCATATGGCTGTGCATCAGAAAAACAGGCCAAGGCCGTATCGCTGTGATTTGTGTGGAAAGTCCTACGCATACGCGCAAGTGCTGGAAATTCACCGTAGGACTCATACAGGGGAAAGGCCATATCACTGTAAATTTTGCGAAAGGCGTTTTAATCAGAAAGGTCACTTAATAGAGCATGAAAGAATTCACACGGGTGAAAAGCCTTTTATCTGTCCTATTTGTGGAAAACGATTCATTCAGTCAAGCCAAGTCAGGAAACATGTCAGTTTCCATCATCCTGAAGTGCAACGGTCATAA